Proteins from one Cryptomeria japonica chromosome 4, Sugi_1.0, whole genome shotgun sequence genomic window:
- the LOC131070277 gene encoding pectinesterase inhibitor 10-like, with the protein MSPTSSPVSTPSLSSPPASLSPQLSPASSPISAPAAFPPSSISPQSSPASSPISVPTAFPPALHFPELSPAFSPSLHSPELPPASSPISATVPSSASPQISPTVAPPEISPSPVSFKTSPSPAQVAPDISPMPATPPKFSQVLSPVSPATLEVCLYYINKPI; encoded by the coding sequence ATGTCACCTACATCATCCCCTGTTTCTACACCCTCTTTGTCATCTCCCCCTGCATCACTTTCTCCACAGTTGTCCCCTGCTTCATCTCCCATTTCTGCCCCTGCTGCATTCCCACCTTCATCAATTTCTCCACAGTCATCCCCTGCTTCATCTCCCATTTCTGTCCCCACTGCATTCCCACCTGCATTACATTTCCCAGAGTTGTCACCTGCATTCTCACCTTCATTACATTCTCCAGAGTTGCCCCCTGCTTCATCTCCCATTTCTGCAACTGTACCGAGCTCTGCTTCTCCACAGATCTCGCCCACCGTGGCGCCGCCTGAGATTTCCCCTTCGCCGGTTTCTTTTAAGACAAGTCCATCGCCTGCACAGGTGGCTCCCGACATCTCACCAATGCCGGCGACTCCACCCAAATTTTCACAAGTTTTATCTCCCGTTTCACCTGCAACACTTGAGGtatgtttatattatattaataagcCTATTTAG
- the LOC131070275 gene encoding vegetative cell wall protein gp1 — MATLCSNHVHQLALIVTGILCTLPQCMAQMPSIAPANSPFYQRKNINGVPAQAPDNPLPPKVSLAMSPLDPLLSPSATPVFTPMTSTPSLAPTANGPQLQSPVSQAPQTTSMSPLVSPQLPSASSPTSAPTAFPHSSLSPQPSPTSSPSSAPIEFPLSTLSPQLPPASSPTFVPNEFPPPSLSPQLTPLSSPTFVPTEFPPPSLSPQLPPPSSPTSAPTGFPPSTLSPQLSLVSSPTSVPIEFPPSTLSPQLSFVSSPTSAPIEFPPSSLSPQQSPASSPTSSSTEFPPPSLFPWMSPASSPTSTYTGFPLSSLSPQMSPASSPTSSPTEFPPSSLFPWMSPASSPTSTPTEFPPSSLSPQMSPTSSPTSSPTEFPPSSIFPWMSPASSPTSTPTEFPPSSLSPQLPPASSPTSVPTEFPPSSLSPQLSPASSPMFAPTASTPSSLSPMSSPASSPISAPAAFPPSQLAPDSSPISAPSAAVPISSAPQISPSMEAPVISPSPVSLKTSPSPAEAAPEISPTPAIAPSFSQALSPFSPATLVEGSWATSRTKLGVSVSIVLPVYLLLFV, encoded by the exons ATGGCTACTTTATGTTCAAATCATGTACATCAGCTGGCGCTCATAGTCACAGGAATACTGTGCACATTGCCACAATGTATGGCTCAAATGCCTTCTATCGCTCCAGCAAATTCTCCCttttatcaaagaaaaaacattaaTGGTGTTCCAGCACAGGCTCCTGATAACCCTTTACCTCCTAAAGTAAGCCTTGCCATGTCTCCCCTTGATCCTCTTCTATCTCCTTCTGCAACTCCAGTGTTTACTCCTATGACTTCTACACCCTCTCTGGCACCCACTGCAAACGGCCCACAATTACAATCCCCTGTTTCCCAGGCTCCCCAAACCACTTCCATGTCTCCACTGGTTTCTCCACAGTTGCCCTCTGCTTCATCTCCCACTTCCGCACCTACTGCATTCCCACATTCATCACTCTCTCCCCAGCCATCCCCTACTTCATCTCCCTCTTCCGCACCTATTGAATTCCCACTTTCAACACTCTCTCCCCAGCTGCCCCCTGCTTCATCTCCCACTTTTGTACCTAATGAATTCCCACCTCCATCACTCTCTCCCCAGCTGACCCCTCTTTCATCTCCCACTTTTGTACCTACTGAATTCCCACCTCCATCACTCTCTCCCCAGCTGCCTCCTCCTTCATCTCCCACTTCAGCACCTACTGGATTCCCACCTTCAACACTCTCTCCCCAGTTGTCCCTTGTTTCATCTCCCACTTCTGTGCCTATTGAATTCCCACCTTCAACACTCTCTCCCCAGTTGTCCTTTGTTTCATCTCCCACTTCCGCACCTATTGAGTTCCCACCTTCATCACTCTCTCCCCAACAGTCACCTGCTTCATCTCCCACTTCCTCGTCTACCGAATTCCCACCTCCATCACTCTTTCCCTGGATGTCCCCTGCTTCATCTCCCACTTCCACGTATACTGGATTTCCACTTTCATCGCTCTCTCCTCAGATGTCTCCTGCTTCATCTCCCACTTCCTCACCTACTGAATTCCCACCTTCATCACTCTTTCCCTGGATGTCCCCTGCTTCATCTCCCACTTCCACGCCTACTGAATTTCCACCTTCATCACTCTCTCCTCAGATGTCCCCTACTTCATCTCCCACTTCCTCGCCTACTGAATTCCCACCTTCATCAATCTTTCCCTGGATGTCCCCTGCTTCATCTCCCACTTCCACGCCTACTGAATTTCCACCTTCATCACTCTCTCCCCAGCTGCCCCCTGCTTCATCTCCCACTTCCGTGCCTACTGAATTCCCACCTTCATCACTCTCTCCCCAATTGTCCCCTGCTTCATCTCCCATGTTTGCACCCACTGCATCCACACCTTCATCACTTTCTCCAATGTCCTCCCCTGCTTCATCTCCAATTTCTGCGCCTGCTGCATTTCCACCTTCACAGTTGGCCCCTGATTCATCTCCCATCTCTGCACCTTCTGCAGCAGTGCCCATCTCTTCTGCTCCACAGATCTCACCATCCATGGAGGCGCCAGTAATATCTCCTTCGCCGGTTTCTTTGAAGACAAGTCCATCGCCTGCAGAGGCGGCTCCCGAGATCTCACCAACGCCAGCGATTGCGCCCAGTTTTTCACAAGCGTTATCTCCCTTTTCGCCTGCAACACTTGTAGAG GGATCATGGGCTACTTCAAGAACTAAATTGGGTGTTTCAGTTTCAATTGTTTTACCTGTCTATTTGTTGCTGTTTGTATGA